In Dysidea avara chromosome 3, odDysAvar1.4, whole genome shotgun sequence, a single window of DNA contains:
- the LOC136248342 gene encoding TNF receptor-associated factor 5-like — protein sequence MCKELVNHKNITNHVTNECPCHCQYCDLTAERDVISGQHKDNCQKFPLPCPNNCGIDEIPRCDIDDHTAVYPLELIKCKQCGVEVVRKDKQTHERESAKEHVLLLCDRLQKIYADVAGDEEMIAHKESIAHKESIAQVGYFKQVIDYRKDDHSESNFKKLEKSHKEADKTINRFFNLVVVLCVFLVALMAAFVHVQSVAGSELEEMERIIKSLQIYDADKVREQLAVINGKLDGVESSKSTRHLFDGIERSVSTLQDKLKTNIFQCYFIADDNTTLLLANLTHNITTLVTSRVLEVLGQTFSQDIMKVGKKLDEVLLQLQQKPRGDVSLFKLNKQHNTEVEDAITILQEALSRIGICKQDDELIQAKLLIRELENDIESLKLSTAKKAEEITKAVSFQAKLENELKVASSKLSELSSLGEQVTPVVLRMDNFTEKMKNKVEWYSSPFFAFWRGYKLCLRVDAAGQDDGEGSHISVFLFLMKGPHDSILQESGHWPLNGIFTIQVLNQFNDNNHYTKDITFNSTDCSKCTNRVLVENIAPRGVGHTQFLSYETIFVHNNNLHNDNLYFRITYASKPPPTIGEIIFGWIIIIVFFGIIVVCCSAMSKT from the coding sequence ATGTGTAAAGAGCTCGTGAACCACAAGAACATTACTAACCATGTTACCAACGAGTGTCCTTGTCACTGCCAGTATTGTGATCTAACTGCAGAACGAGATGTGATCAGTGGACAGCACAAAGATAACTGCCAGAAATTTCCCCTACCATGCCCGAACAATTGTGGAATAGATGAAATCCCTCGATGTGATATTGATGACCACACGGCTGTGTATCCTCTAGAATTGATAAAGTGCAAGCAGTGTGGTGTTGAGGTGGTTCGTAAAGACAAACAGACACATGAGAGAGAATCTGCGAAAGAACATGTACTGTTACTGTGTGACAGACTGCAGAAGATTTATGCAGATGTAGCTGGTGATGAAGAAATGATTGCTCACAAAGAATCAATTGCTCACAAAGAATCAATTGCTCAAGTGGGTTATTTTAAACAGGTGATTGATTATAGAAAAGATGACCACAGTGAAAGTAATTTCAAGAAGCTAGAAAAAAGCCATAAAGAAGCGGACAAGACAATTAACAGATTTTTTAATCTTGTGGTGGTTTTGTGTGTCTTCTTGGTTGCCCTGATGGCTGCATTCGTTCATGTGCAATCGGTAGCTGGTAGTGAGTTGGAAGAAATGGAACGGATCATTAAATCACTGCAAATTTACGATGCTGATAAAGTAAGAGAGCAACTTGCTGTGATTAATGGGAAGTTGGATGGAGTTGAATCCAGCAAGTCTACCCGCCATCTTTTTGATGgaatagaaagatcagttagcaCTTTACAGGACAAGCTCAAAACAAACATATTTCAGTGCTATtttattgctgatgataatacCACTTTACTACTGGCTAACTTAACTCATAACATTACCACGTTAGTTACCAGTAGAGTGCTTGAAGTGTTGGGACAAACATTTTCTCAAGATATTATGAAAGTGGGTAAAAAATTAGATGAAGTGTTGttacagctacaacaaaaaccaAGAGGGGACGTTTCATTATTTAAATTAAACAAGCAACATAATACTGAAGTGGAAGATGCAATCACAATACTTCAAGAGGCTTTAAGCAGAATAGGCATATGTAAGCAAGATGATGAATTGATACAAGCTAAACTATTGATAAGAGAATTAGAAAATGACATCGAGAGTTTAAAGTTGTCAACTGCAAAAAAAGCTGAGGAGATAACAAAAGCAGTATCATTTCAAGCTAAACTAGAAAATGAACTAAAAGTTGCATCATCAAAGCTCAGCGAATTGTCATCACTTGGTGAACAGGTTACACCAGTTGTTCTAAGAATGGATAACTTCACTGAGAAAATGAAGAATAAGGTAGAGTGGTACAGCAGTCCATTTTTTGCTTTTTGGAGAGGCTACAAATTGTGTCTAAGAGTTGATGCTGCCGGTCAGGACGATGGTGAGGGCAGTCACATATCTGTATTCTTGTTTCTCATGAAGGGTCCACATGATAGTATATTGCAAGAATCAGGTCACTGGCCATTGAATGGTATATTTACCATACAGGTACTCAACCAATTCAATGACAACAACCATTACACCAAGGATATAACTTTTAATAGTACGGATTGTAGCAAGTGCACCAATAGAGTACTAGTGGAAAACATAGCTCCCCGAGGAGTAGGTCATACTCAGTTTTTATCATATGAGACCATCTTCGTACATAACAACAACCTCCACAATGATAACCTTTATTTCAGGATCACCTATGCTAGCAAACCACCACCAACGATAGGTGAAATAATTTTTGGGTggataattattatagtgttCTTTGGAATAATAGTTGTGTGTTGTTCTGCTATGTCTAAAACTTAG